CCCCGACTGGCGGGGCCAGGCGAAGACGCTGACTGCGCCTGGGGAAGGGGCCACTGAGCACTGGCTCTCTGGACGCTGCTGTGGAGGTGAGGGGGTgacaaggggaaggaaggaaccaGAGGCCCCAGAGGGACTTGGAACAAAGGGGGAGTGGGGTGCTGGGCACAGTAGGGTGAGCAGCGCGGGAGGAGGAAAGCGTGAGcttgagggagagggggagaggaaagcaGCGAAGAGCTACCAAGAAGGGGAGGAAGTGGGAGATGCGCCGCTTCCTGTGGAAAGCACGATGACTGAAGACAAAGCTGGGTGGGGACTagtccctgggctgcaggcgccGCGGCTCCACACGCACAGCGCGCAGCGGCGGCCGCTCGGTggcagctcctgctcctgctgcgcTGGGCGGGCGGCGCCGGGCTCGCTGCTCGCtcggctcccaggctcccaggctcccgcacccgcacccgcacccgcacccgcacccgcgcTCTGCCACCGGCCGCCGGCCCCCGGCCCCAGGTAAGGGCGCCGCTCCTCCGCTTGCTCCCTGCTCGGCCGGGAGCACCACGCCTGCGGGGCCAAGGGCAGACCCGGACTTCGCTTCGGGATTGGGGAAGTGGTCAGGCTGGGCTCTTGCAGAAGGGCTCTGGAGAAGGACCAAACGTGCGGCACGTTTGCTTAAAAAGAAGGCTCATTAGCGCTTAGCTTTGGCGATTCTTGGGGGAAACACGCTCGATGGAAGAAGCCGGGTGCATAGTTCTCTTGAAAGAAAAGCAGGGATCAGTTGAAATCAATTGGGGCTGAGGCTGTGGGCTCATCATCTGAGCGTTGC
This Canis lupus familiaris isolate Mischka breed German Shepherd chromosome 8, alternate assembly UU_Cfam_GSD_1.0, whole genome shotgun sequence DNA region includes the following protein-coding sequences:
- the GNG2 gene encoding guanine nucleotide-binding protein G(I)/G(S)/G(O) subunit gamma-2 isoform X2; amino-acid sequence: MTEDKAGWGLVPGLQAPRLHTHSAQRRPLGGSSCSCCAGRAAPGSLLARLPGSQAPAPAPAPAPAPALCHRPPAPGPSPDLPVSLRLWELKRLHQDMYI